In one window of Anser cygnoides isolate HZ-2024a breed goose chromosome 3, Taihu_goose_T2T_genome, whole genome shotgun sequence DNA:
- the LOC136790289 gene encoding uncharacterized protein, with protein MLGAVVLWRAAGLSPSRGRGRGRAVRAGRRRLPPAASAAAGGEASESLRGRFPGASGREGWGLRRPGAGPRCARSSGCASEVFLPPRADGRLSPFPAAHQGRSSSPPLGPPRGLSPSEGGAAAEGRKAAAGVLQSQVSQEKEQPVCPSCPGLFDSPPGSDDAKLTDISYPGDQQSVTFGTKSQVGNVKAALWALQGGTSAVIASGTHPKISGRVITGVVEGKKVGTFFSEVKPAGPPAEQQGERARAGGRTLAALQPEQRAEIDCCLADLLPDQREEILLANEKDLEEAENKGNIMGPFMVLLLS; from the exons atgctgggagctgtagttctgtggcgcgcggccggtctttccccgagccggggccggggccggggccgggccgtgcgcgccgggaggcgcaggttgccgccggctgcgagcgcggctgccggcggtgaggcgagcgagagccttcgggggcgcttccccggagcgtcgggccgggaggggtgggggctgcggcggccgggcgcgggtcctcgctgcgctcgatcgtcgggctgcgcctcggaggttttcctccccccgcgcgctgacggccggctctctcctttccctgcggctcaccagggcagaagcagctccccgccgctgggacccccgcggggtttgtcgccgagcgaaggtggcgcggcagctgaagggaggaaagctgcagctggcgtgctgcagtcgcaggtttcccaggagaaagagcagcccgtctgtcccagctgtccgg gACTCTTTGACAGCCCTCCTGGATCCGATGATGCAAAGCTCACTGACATATCCTACCCAGGAGACCAACAATCGGTGACGTTTGGAACCAAATCCCAGGTGGGAAAC gtgaaagcagctctgtgggccCTCCAAGGAGGCACCTCTGCAGTGATTGCAAGTGGAACCCACCCAAAGATCTCGGGTCGTGTCATCACAGGTgttgtggaagggaagaaagttggaacttttttttcagaggtaaaacCTGCAG gccctccagcagagcagcagggtgaaagGGCTCGAGCTGGTGGCAGgaccctggcagctctgcagcctgagcag agagcGGAGATTGATTGTTGTCTTGCTGACTTGTTACCTgatcagagagaagaaattctctTGGCAAACGAGAAGGActtagaagaagctgaaaataaaggtaatattATGGGTCCTTTCATGGTACTCCTGTTGTCATGA